The Megalobrama amblycephala isolate DHTTF-2021 linkage group LG1, ASM1881202v1, whole genome shotgun sequence genome segment gccagtattaacgtctggacctgtgcacagctgaatcaacagactaggtaagcaagcaagaacaatagcgaaaaatggcagatggagcaataataaatgacatgatccatgggcagggagcgtgcgatttaaaggggccacagcctgaatcggtgcatagttaatgatgccccaaaataggccgtttaaaaaattaattaaaaaaaatctatggggtattttgagctgaaacttcacagacacattcaggggacatttattacatcttgtaaaaactggttctagggcacctttaactgtattgaaaatatacagaataatatattgtgttaatatattacaatatattgaataataagGAATTGGAgccttttatatatttaaaaatatgtgactatatatactaatatatcataatgtatgtaattttaaaatttagTAATACACTTCATAATATATAGCCTAGATGTGCATGTGACAAGATACAGCACtgcatgttttaaatatattgcagatatatttaatcgtgctttattaacacacacacacacacacacacacatagaaatatataatgtaatatgttttttacatttttaattatctgcattgtaaatgtacaaTAGCACAAGCACACCTGCATGCATGTACTAACGTATTAAGCAAAGAAACTATTACTGTGCTGAAGAATGCACagccattactttttaaataaagtaactTTATAGTCTTAATGGTGTTCGGCCAATcgtcaacctaaccacaggctctactctccagAACAGTGGCAACCCCAAAAACTCACACATACcagaaaactttttaaattaaaaaataatagaacattaaacactaacaaatCTCCTCgtatattaatattgtaaaaaaacacatgaagtagcacttaattttaacatttactttcCTTTACCTGTCAGAAGGTAAGCATCTTGGGAACAAGAAATCTGCTGTAACTCATTCCGTGAATGGGAACATTTATACGGGAACACATAGGTgcaatatatacacacaataaaGGATAAGACTTTTATGAATATTACatgtaatgctatttttgtcttcatttctaaatattttatatatcaaatatcaatatatagccacatggtcaatgcatatattgcagtatatttaaaaatataaaaactagtTTGCCAAATATGTAATTGTATTATCTACTATATCgcattatattttgcagtatattcccatatatttttgttccatAAAGGCTAAACATGTAGGCATTTGCACTGTGCAGTTGCTGTCTATGATATTTGTGGCTCCAGTTGAAGTTGTCAAAtgagttgtcaaaagtatttGAGCACTTAAACTacacttaaaaaataatgaataccATTGCATTGGatgcaaaatatcaaaccaagtctcatttgattttttttaaattatgtgaaCTAACTTTAATGTATGAACTTTAAATCTTGAGAATAGGCCtagcataatttatttgaagATGCCACATGGtttcatattttacatttacatttttctaatttagcagacgcttttatccaaagcgacttataaatgagaaaaaacttgACTTGCAAAGCGACTCATCCCATCATTTTGTATCTAATACAATGAAGTTCATTTATAAGTGCGGCTTAAGTGTTCAAAGGGCCACCCTTTATAGATTTATATTTCtgataaaatgtcatttatttttgtcttattcATACTTTCTCCTTTTCTCTGTTTTGCGGCTGATAATATGGACTGATCCTGATGGGTGCCACTTCTTATTCATCCAATAAGAAGGAAAAGCAGAGGGCTATGCTGTTTCTGCTTGTCTTTACTGCTGTTTGATTAACCATGATGAAGACTGAACCCCCATCTGCAGCCAGCGGCAGCACTAGCACCACCCTTGTAGCAAGAAGTGCATCGCCGCACAGGAATGCCTATGAGGCTGGAATTCAATCCCTCAAGCCAGTAAAAGATTCCAGTGCTGCTAACGGGGAGGATGGGAAACCTCGACCACAGGGCCGGGGCCGCAGGTACGGCTCCAATGTGCACCGCATCAAGAACATGTTCATGCAGATGGGTTCTCCCGGGGATGAAGAGGATCCGTCGAAGGCCAAAGACCAGACGATCCGACTGTCCCTTCCCAGAGCAAGCAGTCTGAATGAgaatgtggatcacagtgcactGCTCAAACTCGGCGGGACTGTGTCAGAGCGGGTTAGCCGCTTCGATGGAAAGACTGATGGTAGCGGCTCCCGTGGACCAACCACAGGCTACTCTAAGCTTCAGGAGACACGGAAGATATTTGAACAACGTCACATGCAGGAGAAGCAGGCAGCAACTAATCGAATACTGCTAAAGAAAGAGCGAGCGTCAGGGTTCCAAGATGGCCGTCTGGACGTGGTGGTTCGCTTCAACGGAAGCACCGAGTCATTAGACAGGTTGGATGCAGGGGAATGTCCCGCAGATGCAGTGTCCCCTACGGTCAGCCAGCTGAGCGCAGTATTTGAAAGAGCAGACCAGCGTAACAACCTTCACCGACCATCCTCAACCTCCCCACAGCCTTCTCAAGGGGTAGGCTCTACCCCGGCCAAGGTCGGAGGAATCAACTCCAAAGTCACCACCAGAAAGGCACGAGCCTTCTCTCCAACAGAAAATCAAGAGGAGGGAGCTCAGCGCACAGACCAAGAAGGTGCACCCGGGAGTCCGAAGAGCAGAACAAGCATCCAATCCGATGGACCCAATAGCAAACCATTCGAGGATATGGCTTCTGGCAGTGCTGGCTCAGTTTTCAATACATCCAGGTCAGAGGAGATCCAGAATGCATCAAGCAATGATTCCAAACCAGGGGAGCATGCCGCACCAAGTGCACCGGATGCAGGGAGCAGACTGGTACAGGCGGATGTCCACGCCTCTCTGGAAAATGGGGAGGCCACCAGCAGCCATGAGCCCTCAGAACAAAGGGAGGAAATTGGACAGGCCTGTGCTGAGGAGGAATCCCACAGAGAGGATATCTCAGAAGCAGATCTGGTGGACATCAGCGCGTACAGCGGGATTGGAGAGGACTCTGGCGGTAGTCAGCTGGACGAAGATGAGGAGGCTGAGGATGATGATGCTTACGAACCAGAATCCAGCTGTTCAGAAGTCCCTGGCTTGCCTGCAGAAGATGAACCACCTCCCAGCAGGAAGATTCGTTTCAGTACAAACCCCATCAAGGTAAGTGCCTGAAatgtgtgaaagagagaaacATTGCATTGTGTAATAAATTGAGCGCATTAGGGTGACACTGTCTTAAAAGCTGTGGACACTGGGCATGGTTTCAATTTTAGGCTTTCTGGAATAAATAATGAAAGATTGTAGCCACccttttgaataaaaaatatggaTGGGCAAGGTTTGGATGGCCGCAGGAGTAGGAGATTAGAAGCCAGTCTTTGAAGATTGCATTTCTTTGTGGAATTACGCCTAAAAGTGTGTTTGTTATTGGCCTTACACTCAAGTAGTAGATGCCTTTGTCTCCTCAAATGTTCAGACAAGGATTCTCTATGAAGGGAGGACTGCTTTACTGCTTGCAGAGTCACCTCCGGGCAACGTCAGCACTTTGATATAGCACACGCATCGCATGCCACTAGCCCACTCCAGCTGCTGACGGCCCACTTCTGTTGGTTTAAGAGCCGTCTCCCACTGACTGTTTTCAGTTTGCACTAAGATACTGCATGGTTAGTCAGGTGCTGCACAGTGTCCTTCCCATGAGAGTCAGATGGTCGTGTTCCTCTGTGTTTTAGTGACTTTCACATCTGAATTTGTATTCTCGAGACAATGGCACATTCAACTGATGACCAACGCTATCAGAGCGCCATCGCTTCAAACTGTTCATGTGCTCTTCAAAGGGCTAAGTTGTgtgttttgtgcttttaaacATGCAACCACTACCAAAACAGTAAGGTACTTTGCCCTGCAGGTGCTAGATTCACAGCATGGGAATGGCCAGCTCCCAGTGAAGTCAAACCGAAGGCATGCTATATCTAAAGTGAACATTGTGTAATCTGACGGACGTCAAGGGGATTTGATACCAGGGGTTTGCCCTGTGTTACAAAACTGTGGCTGTCGCTGTCCCTTTTTGTTTCTAGTGTAGAGATAGCATACTTTTTAAGCAGAACAATGATGATAACTACAGTAGCAAAAGATAATATATGACTTTTTAAACCTTTTCATTGAAGATATTCAGTAAAAATTAGGTTTGAACACCTGTGAACACCAGCTCTCCTAAGCCCATTTTCTTGTCAAGCCTATCATCCATCTCATTCTTCCTTATTTCACCATCTTCCTCTTTCTCCTCACCCTTTTTTCTCTCAGCTAGACTAAAAGCTTGATCACAGTCCCTTCTGCTCTGGTATCAGTCTGATCCTCTATCACTGCTCAAAGTAGACAGAAGCCTATTGTAGCACTGGACGAGTGTGATTGTGTGTAAGTGTTTTAATAAAACAGTAGGTAGTTTAATGAACTAAAAAGGGGTCAAATGTTATATAGATGAGTTTGTTTGTTGtgtataaattacttttttttttacatggagTGGCCTAAAAAGCACTT includes the following:
- the ppp1r9ba gene encoding neurabin-2, with the protein product MMKTEPPSAASGSTSTTLVARSASPHRNAYEAGIQSLKPVKDSSAANGEDGKPRPQGRGRRYGSNVHRIKNMFMQMGSPGDEEDPSKAKDQTIRLSLPRASSLNENVDHSALLKLGGTVSERVSRFDGKTDGSGSRGPTTGYSKLQETRKIFEQRHMQEKQAATNRILLKKERASGFQDGRLDVVVRFNGSTESLDRLDAGECPADAVSPTVSQLSAVFERADQRNNLHRPSSTSPQPSQGVGSTPAKVGGINSKVTTRKARAFSPTENQEEGAQRTDQEGAPGSPKSRTSIQSDGPNSKPFEDMASGSAGSVFNTSRSEEIQNASSNDSKPGEHAAPSAPDAGSRLVQADVHASLENGEATSSHEPSEQREEIGQACAEEESHREDISEADLVDISAYSGIGEDSGGSQLDEDEEAEDDDAYEPESSCSEVPGLPAEDEPPPSRKIRFSTNPIKVFTTYSNEDYDRRNDEVDPMAASAEYELEKRVERLDLFPVELEKDKDGLGISIIGMGAGADMGLEKLGIFVKTVTEGGAAHRDGRIQVNDLIVEVDGTSLVGVTQNFAASVLRNTSGTVKFVIGREKPGEQSEVAQLIQQTLEQERWQREMMEQRYNPYMEEDEETGEYATDEEEEMSPMFPNAIEVFDLAENEDMLSPVEMDPEKLAHKFKELQIKHAVTQAEIQQLKRKLAHAEQDKLRWRMERAQLEQTVRENKERMEKLEGYWMEAQSLCQAVDEHLKETQAQYQALERKYSKAKRLIKEYQQKEIEYLKKETAQRRAQEESEASHKVETENLQEKITDLESKVGALKSLEPS